TATTAGATGGCACAATGGGCACCATAAACGAATCTCAAAAAAGATGTCTTGAAATTGCCAATGAAAATATTGACCGGTTAAAAAGGTTGATAGATAATATGCTTGATTTATCAAAAATAGAGCGTGGAGAGCTAAAAATGGACATATCCAAGGTGAATTTAAATGATATCGTTCAAAATGTGGTTCATTCATTAAAGCCATTGGCTGATGGAAAGAATATAAAAATAATAAATAAAGTAGAGCCCATAACTGCAAATTTGGATAAAGATAAAATAACAGGTGTGCTAACTAATTTAATAGAGAATGCCATAAAATTCTCCCCCGTAAACGAAAATGTAACTATTGAGGCATTTAAAGAAAATAATATGGTACATATAACTGTAAAAGATAACGGTCCAGGTATACCAAAATCTGAATTAACTAAAATATTTGATATATTCTATCAAGTTAATTCTTCTGCAAAAAGAATAAAAAGTGGTTCGGGTCTTGGTTTAGCGATATGTAAAAGTATCGTGGAATCCCATGGTGGAAAAATATGGGTAGAAAGTAAGTTTGGAAAAGAAAGTACATTCCATATATTGCTCCCATTGGATAAATAATGCTGGTTAAGAATTTTATCTTAATGCCGATGGCGAATATAGTTAATCTTAAAAACTATCTCTTTATTGTCCAAAATAATTAAATAAAATCTCTTCGAGATTTTGTACAAAAGCATAGCTTTTGTAAATAAAATCCTTTTAGGATTTTATACAAAATCGAAGATTTTGTAAACGAATTTTATTATTAAAAGCAAAATATGGGGTTGGAGAATATGATTTAGTGAAACAGTTCGAAGATTGACTATAAACAGAAATTATGGTTAAATTATTGCCCGTCCTGTAATAGAACGGCGACCATAACCTGTTATTTCAACATCTACAAAACTATTTAATTTTAAATCTTTATTTTCTATTCCAATTAACAACGGATAACTACCAAATTGTCGCCCAAAATAAAGATTTTCTTTTTCTTTCAATTCTATAAATACATTTTTTAATATGCTCCCAATCGGCAGCATTTTTCTTAACATATTATTGTCAATATCTTTTCTAACTTTTTCCTTAAAGCTTTTAAATATCGTTTTTCTTTTTTCTGCTTTTTTAACATCTTTTTCAGTAATATCTGTGCCAAAGAATGGAACAACCTGCCTTATATTTATTCTTCTTATTAATAGGTTATCATTTTGTATTTCTTTTAAATAACTATAATTTATCTCAAAAGTTTCTTTTGTTTCGCCTTTTAGTCCAAACAATAAATTTATTCCAGGCAATAAATAAGGCATACCTGTGGAGCTCCTTAATCCACCTACTTCATTTAATAATTTTGTGGCATTCAATACATCTTCGGGAGTGGTAAATAAATTATTTTTTTTAATAACATTTTCGTCAAAACTTTCCACTCCAAAAGCTGCCACATTTCCGCCTGTGCAATATCTTACCAATGTTTTAGCTATTTCTCGGCTTTCTATGGGATGGTGAGAAATTACAGCTGGATTTGCATTATCAATATGTAATACCTCCGGATTTACCGAGGAAATACCTTTAAATAATTTTTCAACTGTTTCTACATTTGGTTTAGGAACATCGTATTGTTCGCTTTCTTTTGCACCATAGGAAAACATACATGGTTGCCTTCCTATTCTATAATATTTAGCTCCTTCTTTTGATAGTGCCTTTACCTCATTTATTATGTCTTTGGGATTTCTATATGTGGGAGCTCCGAACCTTCTGGGCTCTGTGCAAAAACTACAACCGCCGCTCATATTTCTGGAACAACCTCTGTATGTTTCAATCTCATTAACAATATATGGATAATTAGGGTGCTGTTTTATTATTTTTGCCCCCTTTATAGCATAATCCTTTATATCTTTGTAATAATTATCAATATTATCAATCGCATTTATATCTATATTATTAATTTTTTCTAAATTAAACTTATTTTCAATTAAATCTTTAATGGTTAATTCAAGGTTTTCTTCCGCTACAACATCAAAAAAGTATTTTAATTTACTATCGTCTTTTATTTTGCCCCCTTCCATAGAAGAACCAAATTTTGTAGCAACAGGGCCGCCTAATATCTTTAACCCATTAAAATCGTATAAAATAGATACAATTTCCCGAAGTGTTGCAGGATTTGCATTTAAATATTTTCCGGGGGTATGAAAACCACAAATACTAATTATTACATCGAATTTATTGAAGTCAAATCCTTTTGATTTTATAAGGCTTCGTAGTTTATCGATAGTTATATAATATACATCATAGTTATAATTATACAACACACCTGCTGTATATCGCGGATATGTCCCAAAATATGGGGGAACTCCAAGACCAGCAGGTTCGTCTGTATATGCATCAAGAATTAAAAATTTCATATTATCCCTTATATTACTCTTATATTACTTATTATTGTTCAAAACGAACGAAGTGAGTTTTGAATTTTGGTCCGAACCTTTTCGAGCGATAGCGAGAAATCAGAAGAAATCCAAAGGATTTCTTTACTGCCTACGGCATCGTATAACTTGACAAAACCTTTTCAAGGTTTTGTAAGTCAGCTAATCCAAAGGATTAGCTTCGAATTCACAAAGTGAATTTTAAGATTTTTAAAGGTTTGGTTCTGCCATGCATAAAAATTATATTTATTAATAGCATTGTTATATTATTAGCTATATATTTTATTATATTAATACATATAATATGTCGGTGATGATTTAGATATTATTGTCTGATATAGAACATATAAATGAAGAACCGTATGAGCTCTGAGACATATTATTTTTTTATTAATTATATTAATTATTTTTTTTATATGCCAATATTTTAATTTTATAATTTAAAAAGGTGAGAATTTGAATATAGGAATATTAGGAATTCAGGGAGATATTGAAGAACATGAGGAAATGATTAAAAAAATAAACCATGCCCCAAAAAGAATACGAACAATAGAGGATTTAAAAAATATTGATGCTCTTATTATCCCCGGAGGAGAGAGCTCCACAATGGGCAAATTGATGAAAACCTATGGATTTATTGAAGCTTTAAAAAATGCCGATTTGCCCATATTGGGAACTTGTGCGGGTATGGTGCTATTATCAAAAGGAACTGGAAAAGAACAACCACTATTGGAGTTAATGGATATTACAATAAATAGAAATGCCTATGGCAGTCAAAAATATAGTTTTGAATCAGAATTGGAGTTAAATGGCATAAAAATAAATGCAGTATTTATCAGAGCTCCCACAGTAGATAAAATATTAAGCGATGAAGTGGAGATAATAGCAAAAGAAGGAGGCAATATTGTCGGTGTTAAACAGGGAAAATACATGGCAATAGCTTTCCATCCAGAACTATCAGAAGAAGGATATAAATTTTATGAATACTTTTTAAATGAAGTGGTAAAAAATGACTAAAATAATAGCAGTTAGTGGAAAAGGTGGCACAGGAAAAACAATGTTTTCTACTCTATTGGTAAAGGCAATATCTCAAAAAACAAATAATTTATTGGTAATTGATGCCGACCCAGATTCAAACCTTCCAGAAACGCTGGGGGAACCTGTTGAAACTACTATTGGAGATATAAGAGAAGAATTAAAAGAGCTAACTCAAAAAGATAATATCCCCTCTGGAATGTCAAAACAAGATTATTTAAAAAGTAGGATTTTTGAAATAGTTGTAGAAGCTGAGGGGTTTGATTTATTGGTGATGGGGCGACCAGAAGGTAGCGGATGTTATTGTAGTGTAAATAGCTGGTTAAGACAGATAATAGACAATTTTTCAAAGGATTATGATTATGTGGTGATTGATACAGAGGCAGGATTGGAGCATTTAAGCAGGAGAACCACTAAAAATGTAGATACAATGATAGTAGTTAGCGATGCTTCAAAAAGAGGATTAGGAACAGCAAAAAGAATAAAAAAACTTGCAAATGAGTTGGAAATAAAATTCAAAGATATATTTGTTGTAGCTAACAAAATAAACGAGGAAAATAAATCAATAGTGGAAAATAATGCCAAAGAATTGGAATTAAATCTTATAGGAAAATTGCCATTTAATGAGGAAATTGCCCAGTATGATTTAGTTGGAAAGCCTCTTTTTAATATTGACAAAAATAATGAAGTATTTTTAGAAGTAAATAAAATAGCTGATAAATTATAATATTTTAATAAATTAATATAATGGACAGGGAGCTCCATCAAAAAAATGGAATTTCATCAAAAAATGGGATATAATGAGAGAAATATTAAATGAGTTATTAAATAAAAATATCACTGTGGAAGAGGCTGAAAGCCTTCTAAAAGTCCATCATATAGAAGAAATTGAAGAAAAAATAAAAATGGATATAAATCGAGAGGCTAGGACTGGAA
The window above is part of the Methanococcus aeolicus Nankai-3 genome. Proteins encoded here:
- a CDS encoding radical SAM protein, with the protein product MKFLILDAYTDEPAGLGVPPYFGTYPRYTAGVLYNYNYDVYYITIDKLRSLIKSKGFDFNKFDVIISICGFHTPGKYLNANPATLREIVSILYDFNGLKILGGPVATKFGSSMEGGKIKDDSKLKYFFDVVAEENLELTIKDLIENKFNLEKINNIDINAIDNIDNYYKDIKDYAIKGAKIIKQHPNYPYIVNEIETYRGCSRNMSGGCSFCTEPRRFGAPTYRNPKDIINEVKALSKEGAKYYRIGRQPCMFSYGAKESEQYDVPKPNVETVEKLFKGISSVNPEVLHIDNANPAVISHHPIESREIAKTLVRYCTGGNVAAFGVESFDENVIKKNNLFTTPEDVLNATKLLNEVGGLRSSTGMPYLLPGINLLFGLKGETKETFEINYSYLKEIQNDNLLIRRINIRQVVPFFGTDITEKDVKKAEKRKTIFKSFKEKVRKDIDNNMLRKMLPIGSILKNVFIELKEKENLYFGRQFGSYPLLIGIENKDLKLNSFVDVEITGYGRRSITGRAII
- the pdxT gene encoding pyridoxal 5'-phosphate synthase glutaminase subunit PdxT; translated protein: MNIGILGIQGDIEEHEEMIKKINHAPKRIRTIEDLKNIDALIIPGGESSTMGKLMKTYGFIEALKNADLPILGTCAGMVLLSKGTGKEQPLLELMDITINRNAYGSQKYSFESELELNGIKINAVFIRAPTVDKILSDEVEIIAKEGGNIVGVKQGKYMAIAFHPELSEEGYKFYEYFLNEVVKND
- a CDS encoding ATP-binding protein, producing MTKIIAVSGKGGTGKTMFSTLLVKAISQKTNNLLVIDADPDSNLPETLGEPVETTIGDIREELKELTQKDNIPSGMSKQDYLKSRIFEIVVEAEGFDLLVMGRPEGSGCYCSVNSWLRQIIDNFSKDYDYVVIDTEAGLEHLSRRTTKNVDTMIVVSDASKRGLGTAKRIKKLANELEIKFKDIFVVANKINEENKSIVENNAKELELNLIGKLPFNEEIAQYDLVGKPLFNIDKNNEVFLEVNKIADKL